In Tachysurus vachellii isolate PV-2020 chromosome 1, HZAU_Pvac_v1, whole genome shotgun sequence, a genomic segment contains:
- the nppc gene encoding C-type natriuretic peptide: MNAVQLVACGLIMSLVLVRTEARPTTPSQHKALEALLGEELADFLASGERRMRLLRELRTDTRAKGMWARFTNDQNGSRRHKSGTKKGGSTTRSGCFGHKMDRIGTISGMGCQPAYYPSTNNLS, encoded by the exons ATGAATGCCGTACAGCTGGTGGCTTGTGGACTAATCATGAGTCTTGTGTTGGTCAGAACAGAGGCGAGACCCACAACACCGAGCCAGCATAAG GCTCTGGAAGCTTTGCTTGGAGAAGAGCTGGCAGATTTCCTGGCTTCAGGTGAACGCAGGATGCGGCTGCTGAGGGAACTCCGCACGGACACTCGCGCCAAGGGCATGTGGGCACGCTTCACAAATGACCAGAACGGCTCACGAAGGCACAAATCGGGAACTAAGAAAGGAGGAAGCACCACCAGAAGCGGCTGCTTCGGACACAAAATGGACAGAATAGGTACCATCAGTGGCATGGGCTGCCAACCGGCGTATTACCCGTCCACAAATAACCTCTCCTG a